One Leopardus geoffroyi isolate Oge1 chromosome B1, O.geoffroyi_Oge1_pat1.0, whole genome shotgun sequence DNA window includes the following coding sequences:
- the PDLIM2 gene encoding PDZ and LIM domain protein 2 isoform X1: MALTVDVVGPGPWGFRITGGRDFHTPIMVTKVTERSKAEAADLRPGDIIVAINGESAEGMLHAEAQSKIRQSPSPLRLQLDRSRAASPQQTNGESSVEGLATRFQGSVRTHTDSQSSLRSSCSSPVFSSPQPGSPFSAPLPPTSPQALPGETVVSRSFQSLAHSPGLAAADRFSYGGRPRSRPASLTRASAGDSAVLVLPPSPGPHSSSPRLSVDSEGGSRLLEEDSEVYKMLQENREGRVAPRQSSSFRLLQEALEAEERGGTPAFLPSSLSPQSSLPTSRALATPPKLHTCEKCSTSIVNQAVRIQEGRYRHPGCYTCADCGLNLKMRGHFWVGDELYCEKHARQRYSSPPALSSHA; this comes from the exons ATGGCCCTAACAGTGGATGTGGTGgggccagggccctggggctTCCGGATCACTGGGGGCAGGGATTTCCACACGCCTATCATGGTGACCAAG GTAACTGAGAGGAGCAAGGCTGAGGCTGCTGACCTCCGGCCTGGAGACATTATTGTGGCCATCAACGGGGAGAGTGCTGAGGGTATGCTTCATGCTGAGGCCCAGAGCAAGATCCGCCAGAGCCCCTCACCCCTGAGGCTGCAGCTAGACCG GTCTCGGGCTGCTTCCCCCCAGCAGACCAATGGGGAAAGCTCTGTGGAAGGGCTGGCGACTCGCTTCCAG GGCTCCGTGAGGACGCACACTGACAGCCAGTCCTCCCTGAGGTCTTCCTGCTCCAGCCCAGTCTTttccagcccccagcccggcAGCCCgttctctgcccccctgccccccaccagcccGCAGGCCCTCCCTGGAGAGACTGTTGTCAGCCGCAG tttccagagcctggcacattcCCCAGGATTGGCTGCTGCTGACCGCTTTTCCTACGGGGGCCGCCCCAGAAGTCGACCG GCCAGCCTCACCCGCGCCTCGGCTGGTGACTCGGCTGTGCTGGTGCTGCCGCCTTCCCCGGGTCCCCACTCCTCCAGTCCCAGACTCAG TGTGGACTCAGAGGGGGGAAGCCGCCTTCTGGAGGAGGATTCAGAAGTCTACAAGATGCTGCAGGAAAATCGTGAGGGGCGGGTGGCCCCCCGACAGTCCAGCTCCTTTCGGCTCTTGCAGGAGGCTCTGGAGGCTGAAGAGAGAG gtgGCACACCTGCCTTCCTGCCCAGCTCGCTGAGCCCCCAgtcctctctgcccacctccaggGCCCTGGCCACCCCGCCCAAGCTCCACACGTGTGAGAAGTGCAGCACCAGCATTGT GAACCAGGCTGTGCGCATCCAGGAGGGGCGGTACCGCCACCCAGGCTGCTACACCTGTGCGGACTGTGGGCTGAACCTGAAGATGCGTGGGCACTTTTGGGTCGGAGACGAGCTGTACTGCGAGAAGCATGCCCGTCAGCGCTACTCCTCGCCCCCCGCCCTCAGCTCCCACGCCTGA
- the PDLIM2 gene encoding PDZ and LIM domain protein 2 isoform X2 has protein sequence MALTVDVVGPGPWGFRITGGRDFHTPIMVTKVTERSKAEAADLRPGDIIVAINGESAEGMLHAEAQSKIRQSPSPLRLQLDRSRAASPQQTNGESSVEGLATRFQGSVRTHTDSQSSLRSSCSSPVFSSPQPGSPFSAPLPPTSPQALPGETVVSRSFQSLAHSPGLAAADRFSYGGRPRSRPASLTRASAGDSAVLVLPPSPGPHSSSPRLRMPSPGHSFPAFLLVLIPGKEPSLLAAPVPAVWTQRGEAAFWRRIQKSTRCCRKIVRGGWPPDSPAPFGSCRRLWRLKREVAHLPSCPAR, from the exons ATGGCCCTAACAGTGGATGTGGTGgggccagggccctggggctTCCGGATCACTGGGGGCAGGGATTTCCACACGCCTATCATGGTGACCAAG GTAACTGAGAGGAGCAAGGCTGAGGCTGCTGACCTCCGGCCTGGAGACATTATTGTGGCCATCAACGGGGAGAGTGCTGAGGGTATGCTTCATGCTGAGGCCCAGAGCAAGATCCGCCAGAGCCCCTCACCCCTGAGGCTGCAGCTAGACCG GTCTCGGGCTGCTTCCCCCCAGCAGACCAATGGGGAAAGCTCTGTGGAAGGGCTGGCGACTCGCTTCCAG GGCTCCGTGAGGACGCACACTGACAGCCAGTCCTCCCTGAGGTCTTCCTGCTCCAGCCCAGTCTTttccagcccccagcccggcAGCCCgttctctgcccccctgccccccaccagcccGCAGGCCCTCCCTGGAGAGACTGTTGTCAGCCGCAG tttccagagcctggcacattcCCCAGGATTGGCTGCTGCTGACCGCTTTTCCTACGGGGGCCGCCCCAGAAGTCGACCG GCCAGCCTCACCCGCGCCTCGGCTGGTGACTCGGCTGTGCTGGTGCTGCCGCCTTCCCCGGGTCCCCACTCCTCCAGTCCCAGACTCAG AATGCCTTCCCCTGGACActctttccctgccttcttgCTGGTCCTCATACCCGGGAAGGAACCCTCACTCCTGGCCGCTCCTGTCCCTGCAGTGTGGACTCAGAGGGGGGAAGCCGCCTTCTGGAGGAGGATTCAGAAGTCTACAAGATGCTGCAGGAAAATCGTGAGGGGCGGGTGGCCCCCCGACAGTCCAGCTCCTTTCGGCTCTTGCAGGAGGCTCTGGAGGCTGAAGAGAGAG gtgGCACACCTGCCTTCCTGCCCAGCTCGCTGA